Part of the Mangifera indica cultivar Alphonso chromosome 4, CATAS_Mindica_2.1, whole genome shotgun sequence genome, AGACTTGACATGGCACCTTAGAGCGTTCTATAGTGCTTAGAACACTAGAAAGTTTCACAGAAGACATGATGAGGGAGCCTAGCCAATTAGTAAATGTGATGTTTGTCGGCCTAAAGAAATGTACTTTACAATGCATGATAAACCATTTTTATATCAAGTTGTGTGTCTGTGAGGTTATTTGCCTTACATTTTTCTTGTACTGTTTGTTTGAGAATAACATATTGATCTGCTGCTGTTTTTTTCCAGGTATGTCATGACCAAGGCTTTCTGCATAGCATTTGTTATGACATTCTTTTCTGTATTTGATGTTCCTGTGTTTTGGCCTATATTGCTTTGTTACTGGATTGTTCTGTTTGTTCTTACAATGAGGCGCCAAATTGCACACAtgataaaatacaaatacatCCCATTCAACATTGGAAAGCAGGTAAGCTCCAATCACTCAATGACGGTGGCCAGAGATTTCCTCTGATAGGACTGTAAAGTAAccaatctgtttttttttttctttttttggctgACTAAATTACAGAAATATGGTGGTAAGAAACCTTCAACAAGTGGTGGTGGCCCCCGTGGTGACTGAAGCATAGCTGATTCATAAATAGAAGGGACCAGATGTGGGAAAATTGatgataattgattttttccccCTTTCAAAGTTCATTTGGTtcttacatatattttgaagttCAGTTGTGCCTGAGGTGTGCCGATGTTGCAGAAGTGAAACTTTAATGTTTATACTCATGTTATGAAGATTCAATTTAGATTTCAAGATTGTTGGCAATGTAATTTGCAGGACCCAGTTTCATGAATGATTAAGTGGGAAATTTTTCATGTGCTAGTTATGCCAAAATGTAATGTTAGCAAAAACTTCTTTAAAAGACTTACTGACATATTAGGGAGTATGCTTATTCTGTACATTTACTTGCTTCATGACATTGCACTTTTACCTTCACCTTGAATGTGGAATGGTTTCAACTTACATTAGgactcatattatatattaatttttgaaaaacccCTAACCTGTGGATTTGAAGTTCAAGTGCTCCTATTATCCTTTGGAGGATCAACCCCACATGGCTTGAGGCTAAGCTGAGCTCATTCAAAGTATGGTTATTCTGAGCCTTACATGCAAATGCGATTATATAAGTTAGCATCcttctattttttatcttatatttaataatttttttttatgatagttttcttctcttaaattaggatttataaactaattttaattgtcATTCATAATGATCtgagaattttatttataaatattacatttaatttatttaataacataaaattataaagaactttttagaaaataattaaaataaattaaaaattaaaaattaaaaattaaaaaatgataattcataAAGGGGATAAAGACTCACTGCGGGTGTGTACGGACCACAAGTTTGGCGCGTTTTAAGAAAttcttcaaaccaaactaaaaaggAGATTcagaacaaaatttaaattagaataaactattttagattttaatttaaatcaaaccaaactgaaaaaataaagttttgtcTAGTTTGGATATATagtttgaacaaattaaaaatattttacttataaatatttcatactttataaataataattgaattatagttatttatgatataaaatatacatgcaAAATGAACATGAGATGTATTTTCGACAACaatacaattttttcaatttgaatttgagaacatgaaaaatattataatttgattgaataaaattataatatcattgGCCATGAGAGTACAAATTATGTTGAAAagaataatatgattgaatttatttatttattttagaaatatacATCAAGGGCAAGACATTgcataatttttagaatttctacttcaaataatcatttatgcagtgtagatattattttagtttatactGCTTCAAAAGCTTACACCATTAAACCTGTAAGATAAAATAGACCAAACAAATGAAGTTCATGAAAAGTAATGTGCATATATTAAGAGTCCTATAGTAAGTTGAAACCATTCCACATTCAAGGTGAAGGTAAAAGTGCAATGTCATGAAGCATGTAAGTGTACAGAATAAGCATATTCCCTGATATGTCAGTGAGTTCTTTTAAAGAACATTTTGCTGACATTACACTATGATATAACTAGCACATGAAATTTTTCCCACTGAATCTTTCATGAAGTTGGGTCCTGCAAATTGCATTGCCAACAACCTTGAAATCTAAATTGAATCTTCATAACATGAGTATAAACATTAAAGTTTCACTTCTACAATACCCGCATACCTCAGGCACAACTgaactttaaaatatatctaagaACCATATGAACTTTGAAAggggaaaaaatcaattatcatCAATTTTCCCATAGCCTACCAATTTCCCACATCTGGTCCCTTCTATTTATGAATCAGCTATGCTTCAGTCGCCACGGGGGCCGCCACCACTTGTTGAAGGTTTCTTACCACCATATTTCTGTAATTTagtcaaccaaaaaaaataataataacagatTGGTAACTTTACAGTCCTGTCAGAGGAAATCTCTTGCCACAGTCATTGAGTGATTGAAGCTTACCTGCTTTCCAATGTTGAATGGGATGTATTTGTATGTTATCATGTGTGCAATTTGGCGCCTCATTGTAAGAACAAACAGAACAATCCAGTAACAAAGCAATATAGGCCAAAACACAGGAACATCAAATACAGAAAAGAATGCCATAACAAATGCTATGCGAAAAGCCTTTGTCATGGCGTACCTGGAAGAACACAGCAGCAGATCAATTTCTCAAACAAACAGTACAAGAAAAATGTAAGGCAAACAACCTCCCAAAGACACAACTTGATATAAAAATGGTTTATCATGCATTGTAAATTACATTTCTTTAGGCCCACAACATCACATTTACTAATTGGCTAGGCTCCCTCATCATGTCTTCTGTGAAACTTTCTATTGCTCTAAGCACTATAGAACCCTTTAAGGTGTCATGTCAAGTCTGCCTTTAAAAAAATTGCTgatgattattaaaaataagaatttactAGAAGAGAACAGCTAAAACTATGGAAAAACAAATCGTTTAGAACTGCACATACTAAACATAATACTACCAAATAACCATTTCATCAAGCATAGAAATACTGCTCACAGTAGAAGATTCCACATTATATATGCTACCAACAAGGATTAGTAGCAGGAAGCTCCTAATGGGTTCTTGGATGACTAACTTCACAGATTGGATCGAGCAAATAACTTGATCATATGTAGGGTAAACAGGTCCAAGGAGgttctaaattttcaaaacacaaCCACATCTCACACAcctaaattttataagttaaaatccATCTACTCAATCCCATGTGATGATTTTAGTGTCTGCCTTCATAAGTGGAGAGAATAAAACACAGAACTACGAAAAATATCAAAGTAATCTATATAGTAACGAAGAGGACTTCAATCATCCGCTATGTGAAGTAGGAACCACAATGTTAAAAGATCTCCCCGCTAGAATTGAAAAATGCGACTGCTGTCATAAACAttaacaaaaggaaaaattcTTGTTTTCCATAATTTAAACTCTGGGAGTCGGCGGATGAAAGGCTTGAATTCATCTGAACCCTTTGTTGGCAATAAAGACCCTTCAGAAACTTTAAGCTCAGGATCAACCAGGGGCGACAAAAACCCAATTAGCAGATTCAGAAGATAGATCCCAAGACCATAGGAAATGATGTAAAAACCTTGCACATAATAAACCAGTAGACAGTAGATCACAACAATAACAAGAGTTCCAATCCACCTGTAAGTCATATGTGGGGTGGTCTTATCTAGGCAATACTGATACATCCTACAAGCATCATGTCCCCATTCAGGAACAGGTGATGCAACTGAGGCACCGTCGCCTCCAACTCCCTCCATTCcatctaagtttaaaaattccTTGAGATGAgtttggaagaaaaaaaaacagggGAAAAAGGTGGGGTATAAAAGAGTACGAGTTCAAATCTTTTCTAACGAGTAAATTTTTGATTTACTTACTTATCTGATTTAATATTGGAGAGTTTATTTTGTTCGATATTATTGGTTTACCTCAAAAAGGTAGTCTAGTTCCTCCTTAGATtaaaaagtgtatatattttcaaaattcaatatcAAATAGATTGCAATAATtctaatagtttataatattatatttattgtttaatttgttgtattatGTACAATTAGTTGAGgatgtaattgttaattttagAATTATTGAGGGGtgtatttgagttttaaaaaatttaaaaacacccttaaacttttttgaattgACAAAACCCCatctaaaagttttttaataacctgatattttgaaaaaattacaattcCTTGCAAATATATTATTGTACATTATTAATACCATATCTATCcttgtaataatatattttagacATAGTGAAATCTCAATGTAACCCCTTTcaacttttgaaaacccaaacactcattcatgagtaaaattttgtaaaagaatTCAGATAAAGTTAAagacaaaatcgttatttaacaaaaaaaaaatttaaaatataaaatttattatatttttcctctaaattttaaaaattaacaatttcacatatgtctaaagtttttaaactttgaaaagtaacatttttccctcctcaaaacttagggttttcttcctcCCAACTCCGACCACCATCTCCAACCATTGGCGACGATGCTTTCAGCCCTATTCCTTAAGGAAAAGTCCGACCCTCTCCCCAAGCCACGTTGCTTGGAAGTCCAGATGAAAACAGCTtggaaattcaaacaaaaatcatttgaaaatctagacGATTTTCATCTGGACGTCATTATCCAAACGACATCCAAGTGATTCGTTTGAACATCGTTGCTAGACGAAAATGGTCTAAAAATTC contains:
- the LOC123213597 gene encoding protein RER1B-like; translation: MEGVGGDGASVASPVPEWGHDACRMYQYCLDKTTPHMTYRWIGTLVIVVIYCLLVYYVQGFYIISYGLGIYLLNLLIGFLSPLVDPELKVSEGSLLPTKGSDEFKPFIRRLPEFKLWYAMTKAFRIAFVMAFFSVFDVPVFWPILLCYWIVLFVLTMRRQIAHMITYKYIPFNIGKQKYGGKKPSTSGGGPRGD